In the genome of Limnobaculum zhutongyuii, one region contains:
- a CDS encoding SDR family oxidoreductase encodes MSIASKPLIVITGASSGIGLATAKLLSAKGHALLLLARRIERMTALNLPNTLCRAVDVTDRNAFATAVKEAEQKFGPVDALVNNAGVMLLGNIEQQNPNEWDQMLDVNVKGLLNGVHAVTEGMMARKAGTIINISSVAGRKTFPNHVVYVGTKFAVHGMSENLREELSPHNVRVVVIAPGAVETELLSHTTSDEIKTGYQAWKQDMGGKVLSPEDVANAIDFAYSQPQYVCIREIVLAATRQGA; translated from the coding sequence ATGAGTATTGCATCTAAGCCTTTAATTGTGATTACTGGCGCCAGCTCTGGTATAGGTTTGGCAACGGCCAAATTGTTGTCTGCCAAAGGCCATGCGCTGTTACTGCTGGCTCGTCGTATTGAACGTATGACTGCATTGAATTTGCCAAACACATTGTGTCGTGCTGTGGATGTAACCGATCGCAATGCATTTGCCACTGCGGTAAAAGAGGCAGAACAGAAATTTGGGCCAGTGGATGCGCTGGTGAATAATGCCGGGGTGATGTTGTTAGGCAATATTGAACAGCAAAATCCAAATGAATGGGATCAGATGCTGGATGTGAACGTGAAAGGTTTGCTTAACGGTGTTCATGCGGTAACAGAAGGGATGATGGCGCGTAAAGCCGGAACCATTATTAATATCAGCTCGGTGGCTGGTCGTAAAACTTTCCCTAACCATGTGGTTTATGTCGGGACTAAGTTTGCGGTACACGGCATGTCCGAAAACCTGCGGGAAGAGCTGTCACCACATAATGTGCGTGTAGTGGTGATTGCCCCTGGCGCAGTGGAAACCGAGTTGTTGAGTCATACCACCAGTGATGAAATCAAAACCGGTTATCAGGCCTGGAAACAGGATATGGGCGGTAAAGTACTGAGCCCGGAAGATGTGGCTAACGCAATTGATTTTGCTTATTCTCAGCCGCAATATGTCTGTATTCGTGAAATTGTGCTGGCAGCGACCCGTCAGGGGGCTTAA
- a CDS encoding LysR family transcriptional regulator, which yields MDKQQLKAFICVFEERNITRAAQLLSLTQPALSATIKALEDDLGIPLFIRKTRGVDVTEDARVLYPHARRMINDMAALASRFRKRQDKTPLTIGIEHDIASSHLVTLLEKARTTMPDVLLTLDPGCTGDIRLGCESLRCEDELFIPLFDENYELVFPATHPLNQESALTIEQLHDQSWVMLPTHDSHQRFLPFYGASASTPAANAGNFMLALDLVEADFGLTIAPKPLIETRCDLASRPLPGHPLMRRIGICYAVQALENPAIEQLLKGLSV from the coding sequence ATGGATAAGCAACAACTCAAAGCTTTTATTTGCGTATTCGAAGAACGCAACATCACTCGCGCCGCTCAGCTATTAAGTCTGACACAGCCTGCGCTGTCCGCCACGATTAAGGCACTGGAAGACGATCTGGGAATACCGTTATTTATCCGTAAAACCCGCGGTGTGGACGTAACCGAAGATGCACGGGTGCTCTACCCTCATGCCCGGCGTATGATTAATGATATGGCTGCGCTGGCATCACGATTCCGCAAACGTCAGGATAAAACACCGCTGACCATCGGTATCGAACATGATATTGCCTCATCCCATCTGGTCACTTTGTTGGAAAAAGCGCGTACAACCATGCCCGATGTGCTGCTTACCCTTGATCCGGGCTGCACCGGAGATATCCGGCTTGGCTGTGAAAGTTTACGCTGTGAAGACGAACTGTTTATTCCGCTATTTGACGAAAATTATGAGCTGGTCTTCCCGGCTACGCATCCCCTTAATCAGGAATCCGCACTGACCATTGAACAGCTGCATGACCAGTCATGGGTGATGTTGCCAACTCACGATTCTCACCAGCGTTTTCTACCGTTTTACGGTGCTTCCGCCAGTACGCCAGCCGCCAATGCAGGAAACTTTATGCTGGCGTTGGACCTGGTAGAAGCGGACTTTGGCTTAACCATTGCCCCAAAACCGCTGATAGAGACTCGCTGTGATTTAGCTTCCCGCCCACTGCCCGGTCATCCACTCATGCGTCGGATAGGTATTTGTTATGCGGTACAGGCGCTGGAAAACCCGGCTATTGAACAGTTGTTGAAGGGGTTGAGTGTGTAG
- a CDS encoding nuclear transport factor 2 family protein: MENNLEDRTQIADLINGWIHRDLGQWEPLRHLFHPDGIIEITWFEGLFSEFVNGSMRMGKSDLRTKHLIGTPDITFNGNKAIVETNAVIIGENVKLNLGCNVHNRFYDLAEKRHGVWKLLKRQSVYDMGTFTFPLGLVEIDQSLAAKYPREYAALAYLLEKSGFPVNRVFATRGSELEQAMKAQGQAWLNG; this comes from the coding sequence ATGGAAAATAATCTTGAAGACCGTACGCAAATCGCTGATTTAATTAACGGTTGGATACACCGGGATCTCGGACAGTGGGAACCATTACGTCATTTATTCCATCCTGATGGCATCATTGAGATCACCTGGTTCGAAGGTTTATTCAGCGAATTTGTGAACGGCTCTATGCGTATGGGAAAGTCAGATCTTCGGACGAAACACCTGATTGGTACACCTGACATCACCTTTAACGGTAATAAAGCCATTGTTGAAACCAATGCGGTGATTATTGGGGAAAACGTCAAACTCAATCTTGGCTGTAATGTACATAATCGCTTTTACGATTTGGCGGAAAAACGTCATGGTGTCTGGAAACTGCTCAAGCGCCAGAGCGTCTATGACATGGGAACATTTACGTTTCCATTAGGGCTGGTGGAAATCGATCAATCTTTGGCGGCCAAATACCCACGTGAGTATGCCGCACTGGCTTATCTTTTAGAAAAAAGCGGCTTTCCCGTCAACCGCGTATTCGCCACACGAGGAAGTGAACTGGAGCAAGCAATGAAAGCGCAAGGGCAAGCCTGGCTGAACGGGTAA
- a CDS encoding ROK family transcriptional regulator, which yields MSPNVPNTLRLMNKSLVLNVIREHTPLSRAQIAKISGITKATISEIVTELLDEKIIYESGMTEGGLGRKGVMVNFDANHGVGVGIDLGGTKISLSLFNLNAELLATAQTETYKVATRAEFLQHFNHAIRQFLNKHAVSADKLKVIGIATPGIVDYHHGIVLEGSPNLPEWENIPLADEVSAVFKVPVVLENDIRSALIGEMWRGKCQKVHSAALIGVGTGLGAALLMDGKIIRGANNAAGEIGYMMFSREHLSHNWRNKGCFEVHASGSGISQRYQELSGKTLSAEAIAKLANQGDTLAESLFRELADYLAIGILNIVAIANPEKIILTGGVTQSAPQFLPYIQAHINQHTFSQTLIQIEQSELGTQAPLYGIAVLALNQVYPSIQFMSDAQLS from the coding sequence ATGAGCCCTAACGTACCGAATACCCTGAGACTGATGAATAAGTCTTTAGTACTCAATGTGATTCGCGAACATACTCCCCTTTCCCGGGCGCAAATCGCTAAAATCAGCGGTATTACTAAAGCGACTATCTCTGAGATTGTTACAGAGCTGCTGGATGAGAAAATCATCTATGAAAGTGGGATGACTGAAGGTGGTCTGGGCCGTAAAGGGGTAATGGTTAATTTTGATGCCAACCACGGTGTGGGGGTTGGTATCGATCTGGGTGGCACTAAAATATCCCTGTCTCTGTTTAATCTGAATGCTGAATTGCTGGCCACCGCACAAACTGAAACTTATAAAGTGGCTACCCGTGCTGAATTTTTACAGCACTTTAATCACGCTATTCGCCAATTCCTTAATAAACATGCAGTTAGTGCCGACAAACTTAAAGTGATTGGCATCGCTACACCGGGCATTGTTGATTATCACCACGGTATTGTGCTGGAAGGCTCCCCTAACCTGCCGGAATGGGAAAACATTCCTCTGGCCGATGAGGTTTCCGCCGTATTTAAGGTACCGGTGGTGCTGGAAAACGATATTCGTTCGGCTCTGATTGGTGAAATGTGGCGAGGCAAATGCCAGAAAGTTCATAGCGCCGCATTAATTGGCGTCGGTACCGGATTAGGCGCTGCCTTATTAATGGACGGAAAAATCATTCGTGGTGCAAACAATGCCGCCGGTGAGATCGGCTATATGATGTTTAGCCGGGAGCACCTTTCGCATAACTGGCGTAATAAAGGCTGCTTTGAAGTCCATGCCTCTGGTTCCGGTATCAGCCAACGCTATCAGGAACTCAGCGGTAAAACGCTGAGCGCTGAAGCGATAGCCAAACTGGCAAACCAGGGGGATACGCTGGCTGAGTCACTGTTCAGAGAACTGGCTGACTACTTAGCCATCGGCATCCTGAATATTGTTGCCATCGCCAACCCGGAAAAAATCATTCTGACCGGCGGTGTCACTCAGTCTGCCCCACAATTTCTGCCTTATATACAGGCCCATATTAATCAACATACGTTTTCACAAACCTTAATTCAGATAGAACAATCCGAACTGGGTACTCAGGCCCCACTCTACGGTATTGCCGTACTGGCATTGAATCAGGTTTATCCCTCAATTCAATTTATGTCTGATGCTCAGCTCAGTTAG
- a CDS encoding MFS transporter, whose product MTNAQKWKVFFLLFTTMFLLGGIQNTKGIILEQVHHDIGLTMSQIGTLISTFQYGFLIASLLTGYFTDKKGLRFMMFIGASCMAIGLVGTSMAFTVMLFLGFYLVIGLGIGSMLVSIVTVIPTFYKERAGMMFNVANAMFGVGMIVTPLVLNMMFSHNISWRIFYIAVAVIVALILLVLTTLRLEKSGGMDMNVKDFMQLLTNPRLMLVIAYLLFYVAAEVAFLNFFPIFYSSLDIANATVAEKTATGAYVIASFAVLFTIGRFIGGFINMRLGERNTLILFSALSLITLIISRMMVYEWIYAFMAFGFAMSVLFPTASAIGTRMTDKSGSMLGLIYVASGLGGAFAGWLVGMLSDTYGIAFGFNTLIGFVCVFLVLSWFVREAPNTAK is encoded by the coding sequence ATGACTAATGCACAAAAATGGAAAGTGTTCTTTTTGTTGTTTACCACCATGTTTCTACTGGGTGGTATCCAAAACACCAAGGGCATCATTCTGGAGCAGGTCCATCACGACATCGGTTTAACCATGTCGCAGATAGGTACTTTAATTTCTACGTTTCAGTACGGTTTTCTTATCGCCAGCCTGCTTACCGGTTATTTCACCGATAAGAAAGGATTACGCTTTATGATGTTCATTGGTGCCAGCTGTATGGCCATTGGCCTGGTGGGCACCAGTATGGCATTTACCGTGATGCTGTTTCTTGGCTTCTATCTGGTTATCGGCCTGGGTATTGGCTCGATGCTGGTCTCTATCGTGACCGTCATCCCGACCTTCTATAAAGAGCGTGCTGGCATGATGTTCAACGTGGCAAATGCCATGTTCGGCGTTGGTATGATTGTCACTCCACTGGTGCTGAATATGATGTTCAGCCATAACATTTCATGGCGCATTTTCTATATTGCCGTGGCGGTTATTGTGGCGCTGATATTGCTGGTACTGACCACACTTCGGTTGGAAAAATCTGGCGGTATGGACATGAACGTTAAAGACTTCATGCAACTGCTGACGAATCCCCGTCTGATGTTAGTCATTGCCTACTTACTGTTTTACGTGGCAGCGGAAGTGGCTTTCCTTAACTTCTTCCCAATTTTTTACAGCTCTCTGGATATTGCTAACGCTACCGTCGCCGAAAAAACCGCTACCGGTGCCTATGTAATCGCCAGCTTCGCGGTGCTGTTTACCATAGGGCGATTTATCGGTGGATTTATTAATATGCGTCTGGGGGAGCGTAATACGCTGATTCTGTTCTCTGCCCTGTCGCTGATTACGCTGATTATCAGTCGTATGATGGTGTATGAGTGGATCTATGCCTTTATGGCCTTCGGTTTTGCTATGTCGGTTCTGTTCCCTACCGCTTCAGCAATTGGTACCCGTATGACCGATAAAAGCGGCAGCATGCTGGGACTAATTTATGTAGCATCAGGATTAGGCGGCGCCTTCGCCGGTTGGCTGGTCGGTATGCTGTCAGATACTTACGGCATTGCCTTCGGCTTTAATACCCTGATTGGCTTTGTTTGCGTATTCCTGGTGCTTTCCTGGTTTGTCAGAGAAGCACCGAATACCGCCAAATAG
- a CDS encoding LysR substrate-binding domain-containing protein, with the protein MDLRHLRYFLAVAEEGHFGRAAERLNIVQPALSMQIRALEEELGGPLFARTSRRVELTEAGKLLQVEAQRTLAQADHARSIVQRSLRGETGCVRVAFAGNAVFSGKLMEDLRAFRHTYPDVELIIREMPPQAQVDAIMSGQIDIGYAPDHNTMHAPTLICEQIGRWDRVVAMSVDHSLVNESNLTAAILAEEPLILYDTHDADERLYRTLSRLSGREPNVAHRSASTLSVLALAAAGLGVALVPEPLAQIAIPGLIYRALNEPELSASLMLLSRANETNGAVRAFLILIRFDGF; encoded by the coding sequence ATGGATTTGCGCCACTTGCGCTATTTTTTAGCGGTTGCTGAAGAGGGCCATTTTGGCCGCGCCGCTGAGCGCCTGAACATCGTTCAGCCCGCATTAAGCATGCAGATACGGGCCCTGGAAGAAGAGCTTGGTGGTCCGTTGTTTGCACGGACCAGTCGGCGCGTTGAGTTGACCGAGGCGGGGAAGTTGCTGCAAGTGGAAGCGCAACGTACTTTAGCGCAGGCAGATCACGCCAGATCAATAGTACAGCGTTCACTAAGAGGTGAAACCGGCTGTGTACGGGTAGCTTTCGCCGGAAATGCCGTTTTCAGCGGTAAGTTGATGGAGGATTTACGCGCTTTCCGTCATACCTATCCGGATGTGGAATTGATTATCCGGGAAATGCCGCCACAGGCTCAGGTGGACGCAATTATGAGTGGACAAATAGATATCGGTTACGCGCCGGACCATAACACCATGCATGCTCCAACATTGATTTGTGAACAGATAGGGCGCTGGGACAGGGTAGTGGCGATGTCTGTGGATCATTCATTAGTGAATGAAAGTAACCTGACTGCGGCTATTCTGGCAGAAGAACCGTTGATTCTTTACGATACTCATGATGCAGATGAACGGCTCTACAGGACATTAAGCCGGCTATCAGGTCGGGAACCGAATGTGGCGCATCGTTCGGCTTCTACTCTCAGCGTTCTGGCACTGGCAGCTGCCGGACTGGGTGTTGCGCTTGTGCCAGAACCCTTGGCACAAATAGCCATTCCGGGGCTAATCTACCGAGCGCTAAATGAACCAGAGCTTTCCGCCAGTTTGATGTTGCTCAGCCGTGCGAATGAGACTAATGGGGCGGTTCGAGCCTTTCTGATTTTGATACGTTTCGATGGTTTTTGA
- a CDS encoding anaerobic C4-dicarboxylate transporter family protein: MVYLHVVLLIGIIILAARLGGIGVGLAGGLGMAIAVFLFGIKPGEMPIDVILIILSVILALSAMQNTGGLRFMVQVAEKLLRNHPRYINFLAPLTTFVLTVLSGTAYTTLSVLKVIQEVAKSIGVRPSQPLTAAVVSCQIAITASPISAATAAMYVVVEKMGVPYGDVLLVIVPTGFVAICVAALVASRQGGELLNDPIFIDRKEKGLIEVGIQDSKELPNSHLAKRAVYLFLASVVFIVTMLIFKPIIGHKIGSRDIIIITMFVTTLLIVVTCNVSLRSIKKASLFSDGTESLVVILGIAWLSGSIIGAYIPEIKEQAGEILRQYPALLALVFFITSAALFSHGAAAALLIPIAASLGIEASTIVGAFVAMSAMYITNIYPTAAYAIAADDTGSYMSKRWNGSYLVNHPFILPGLCGVGAALPVGFFLANTFIGS; encoded by the coding sequence ATGGTGTATCTTCATGTTGTATTGTTAATAGGGATTATTATATTAGCAGCGAGGCTTGGCGGAATCGGCGTTGGGCTTGCCGGTGGGCTGGGTATGGCGATAGCGGTATTCTTATTCGGTATAAAACCCGGTGAAATGCCGATTGACGTCATTTTGATTATTCTTTCCGTTATTCTGGCTTTATCGGCGATGCAAAACACTGGTGGACTAAGGTTTATGGTTCAGGTAGCAGAAAAATTATTACGTAATCACCCTCGCTATATTAACTTTCTTGCACCATTAACGACTTTCGTTCTGACGGTATTATCCGGTACTGCGTATACCACGCTGTCTGTCTTGAAAGTAATTCAAGAAGTCGCTAAATCCATTGGCGTACGGCCAAGTCAGCCGTTAACTGCGGCGGTAGTTTCCTGTCAGATCGCCATCACGGCATCACCGATTTCAGCTGCGACAGCGGCAATGTATGTTGTTGTTGAAAAAATGGGTGTTCCTTACGGCGATGTGCTTTTGGTTATTGTCCCGACTGGATTTGTCGCTATTTGCGTAGCGGCGCTTGTTGCCAGCCGTCAGGGGGGTGAATTACTTAACGATCCAATATTTATCGATAGAAAAGAAAAAGGATTAATTGAAGTCGGCATTCAGGATTCAAAGGAACTCCCTAACAGCCATTTGGCGAAACGCGCCGTTTATTTGTTTCTCGCCTCAGTGGTATTTATCGTTACCATGCTGATTTTTAAGCCAATAATTGGTCATAAAATAGGTTCGCGCGACATTATTATTATTACGATGTTTGTCACCACATTATTGATTGTAGTGACCTGTAATGTGAGTTTGAGAAGCATTAAAAAAGCTAGCCTGTTTTCTGATGGCACAGAGTCGCTGGTGGTTATCCTTGGTATCGCCTGGCTGAGCGGTTCAATTATCGGGGCCTATATTCCTGAGATAAAAGAACAGGCTGGTGAAATTCTGAGGCAATATCCTGCGCTATTGGCGTTGGTGTTTTTTATTACCAGTGCGGCATTGTTCAGCCACGGCGCAGCAGCAGCTTTGCTGATACCAATTGCTGCTTCGTTAGGCATTGAAGCCTCGACTATCGTCGGCGCTTTTGTCGCGATGAGCGCGATGTATATCACGAATATTTATCCAACGGCAGCTTATGCGATTGCTGCCGATGACACGGGTTCTTATATGAGTAAACGTTGGAACGGTTCCTATTTGGTTAACCATCCCTTTATTTTACCAGGGTTATGTGGGGTAGGTGCTGCGTTACCCGTCGGTTTTTTTCTGGCTAACACATTTATTGGTAGTTAG
- a CDS encoding O-linked N-acetylglucosamine transferase, SPINDLY family protein, which yields MKSNPQILNQKYQEALALYNKSEYLKAEGILRQLVQRAPRSFDAIHLLGVVYYLLNRHSEAETFIRKAAVIKPTSECYFNLGLVYRELNKEAEAETAFVKAIKLDPRHAKAANNLGNIELGKKNFVKAEHYYNLAITSSPKYALAYKNLGLVLRDTNQEEKAKQVLLKAIEFDPNLAESYSILAGMYEKDGEFQSAIDMFKKIGNYCSAQRAARRGAYWDGLAELDKTALDSLINSNEFNFFEPWSLLNVSGLTPIQHRDIGKKFAQFKLKSALQRPPVPLAAPLPADSVLRIGYLSSDFYNHATMHLMSGILEKHNTDNFLIRLYSYSPQRKDSYTERLSALNIEVIDLSSMSDHEAAKTIAQDNLHILVDLKGFTQGTRLEITALRPAPVIVSWLGYPGSLGEPKLADYIIGDPVVTPVEHAEHFSETLALMPHCYQPNDDKKKIAPRPTRAEQNLPEDAFVFCSFNQIMKYTPETFALWCKLLHNVPNSVLWLLSSTSVPVNNLRAEAVKNGIDPQRLIFADSLSVDQHLGRLQLADLALDTYPVGSHTTASDTLWAGVPLVTRLGPLFASRVAASLVTAVGLPELVTETDEEYYQLALALANDPARIQQLKEKLAANRTTSPLFDTERFTRDLERLYRAIWRQHSEGNAKRDPIVLPSE from the coding sequence ATGAAGAGTAATCCACAAATTTTAAACCAAAAGTATCAGGAAGCCCTTGCACTGTATAACAAAAGTGAATACTTAAAGGCCGAGGGTATTCTGCGTCAATTAGTACAGCGGGCGCCAAGATCTTTCGATGCCATACATTTGCTTGGTGTTGTTTACTATCTGCTTAATCGACATAGCGAAGCAGAAACCTTCATTCGCAAAGCTGCCGTTATCAAACCAACGTCTGAATGTTATTTCAATCTTGGTTTGGTTTATCGGGAATTAAATAAAGAAGCGGAAGCCGAAACGGCCTTCGTTAAAGCCATAAAGCTGGATCCAAGACATGCCAAAGCAGCCAATAATCTTGGCAATATAGAACTTGGCAAAAAGAATTTCGTTAAAGCAGAACACTACTATAATCTCGCGATAACCAGCTCCCCTAAGTATGCCTTAGCCTATAAAAATCTGGGTCTCGTTCTCAGGGATACCAACCAGGAAGAAAAAGCTAAACAGGTACTACTGAAAGCCATTGAATTTGATCCTAATCTTGCTGAATCCTACTCAATTTTGGCTGGCATGTATGAGAAGGATGGCGAATTTCAATCCGCTATTGATATGTTCAAAAAGATTGGTAACTACTGTTCAGCACAGCGTGCTGCTCGCCGGGGTGCCTACTGGGATGGACTGGCGGAGTTGGACAAAACGGCATTAGACAGCTTAATCAACAGTAACGAATTCAATTTTTTTGAGCCATGGTCACTGTTAAACGTTTCCGGATTAACGCCAATTCAGCACCGGGATATTGGTAAAAAATTCGCTCAATTTAAGCTGAAATCGGCATTGCAACGTCCTCCTGTACCGCTGGCTGCGCCGTTACCTGCCGATAGTGTATTGAGAATTGGATATCTCTCATCTGATTTCTATAATCATGCCACCATGCATCTGATGTCTGGCATTCTGGAAAAGCATAATACGGATAACTTCCTTATTCGGCTCTACTCTTACTCTCCCCAAAGGAAAGACTCCTACACCGAACGTCTGAGTGCATTGAACATTGAAGTCATCGACCTCAGCAGCATGTCAGACCATGAAGCCGCTAAAACCATTGCTCAGGATAATTTACATATTCTGGTTGATTTAAAAGGCTTCACGCAAGGTACCCGATTGGAGATTACGGCATTACGCCCGGCTCCGGTTATTGTGAGTTGGTTAGGCTATCCCGGCTCGTTAGGGGAGCCAAAACTGGCAGATTACATCATTGGCGATCCGGTAGTGACTCCGGTCGAACATGCGGAACACTTTAGTGAGACGCTGGCATTAATGCCTCACTGTTATCAGCCCAATGATGACAAAAAGAAAATTGCCCCACGCCCAACCCGTGCGGAGCAAAATTTACCGGAAGATGCATTCGTTTTCTGTAGCTTTAACCAGATAATGAAATATACCCCGGAGACGTTCGCCCTTTGGTGCAAGCTGTTACATAACGTGCCAAACAGCGTCTTATGGTTACTTAGCAGTACATCGGTACCCGTGAATAACTTGCGCGCTGAAGCAGTAAAAAACGGTATTGATCCACAGCGCTTAATTTTTGCTGATAGCTTATCCGTAGATCAGCACCTTGGCCGTTTACAACTGGCAGATTTAGCGCTGGATACTTATCCGGTTGGCTCACATACTACCGCCAGCGATACCTTATGGGCCGGAGTGCCATTGGTTACTCGCCTTGGGCCGCTATTTGCCAGCCGGGTTGCTGCAAGTCTGGTTACCGCCGTAGGATTACCTGAGCTGGTGACTGAAACCGATGAAGAGTACTACCAGCTAGCACTTGCATTAGCCAATGATCCGGCACGAATTCAGCAGCTAAAAGAGAAACTGGCGGCCAATCGAACCACCTCACCGCTGTTTGATACCGAGCGCTTTACCCGCGATTTAGAGCGGTTGTATCGGGCTATATGGCGACAGCACAGTGAAGGCAATGCGAAACGGGATCCGATCGTTTTGCCGAGTGAATAG